The following coding sequences are from one Hymenobacter sp. DG25A window:
- a CDS encoding PAS domain-containing sensor histidine kinase, which translates to MPNDPFKSALNDILINQAEEFIGIYDDATARFTRVNPAGAHLLGYASEAAFLEAIDYAPRLPALPPEYWATLLSEARQGGRTEVEADISRQNGEVFWGRLQLTHFEVEGCSSFLVRLSEQERLHQAERELAHSERRFEAVFSNATIGIIVCDRQGSIISANRHSQQLFGYADNELVGQKIEVLVPNAIGRQHQKLRESFNAHPSVRAMGQHSGDLQAQRKDGSVFPVEVSLSYFYEEQDLYVVSYILDITFKKNAEQALINERQRVERLNTELEQKVADRTHALLNTLEQLEQRSEELTIALAAEQELGELKSRFVSMASHEFRTPLTAVLTSATLIEKYPGGDQQDKRLKHLQRIRSSVNHLNDILEEFLSVGKIEEGKIETRPARLDMAVLLADTVTDVQGMLKAGQSIDKQVSCREHVWLDPSLMRKILVNLLSNAIKYSGENSVVTVRAECSQGQLILSVQDQGVGISADDQEHLFERFFRARNVTNIPGTGLGLYIIAKYLELMRGTISLESQLQEGTTVTITIPYDHHSAD; encoded by the coding sequence ATGCCCAACGATCCTTTCAAAAGCGCCCTGAATGACATTCTGATTAATCAGGCGGAGGAGTTCATTGGTATCTATGATGATGCCACCGCCCGTTTTACCCGCGTAAACCCTGCCGGAGCACATTTGTTGGGCTACGCCTCAGAAGCTGCTTTTTTAGAGGCTATAGATTATGCTCCGCGGCTACCAGCCCTGCCGCCCGAGTATTGGGCAACCCTGCTTTCAGAGGCACGCCAGGGGGGACGTACGGAGGTAGAGGCAGATATAAGCCGGCAGAACGGTGAAGTGTTCTGGGGCAGGTTGCAGCTCACGCATTTTGAAGTGGAAGGATGCTCCAGCTTTCTGGTGCGCCTGAGCGAACAAGAGCGCCTGCACCAGGCCGAGCGAGAGCTGGCCCACAGTGAGCGGCGCTTTGAGGCGGTATTTTCCAACGCCACAATCGGTATCATCGTCTGCGACCGGCAGGGCAGCATTATATCCGCCAACCGCCACTCCCAACAGCTGTTTGGCTACGCCGATAATGAGCTGGTGGGCCAGAAGATAGAAGTGCTGGTGCCCAACGCCATTGGCCGCCAGCACCAGAAGCTGCGCGAGTCCTTCAATGCCCACCCCTCCGTGCGGGCCATGGGCCAGCACAGCGGCGACCTGCAGGCCCAGCGCAAAGACGGCTCCGTGTTTCCGGTAGAAGTGAGCCTGAGCTATTTTTATGAGGAGCAGGACCTGTATGTGGTTTCCTACATTCTGGATATCACCTTCAAGAAAAACGCCGAGCAGGCCCTGATTAATGAGCGCCAGCGGGTAGAACGCCTCAATACCGAGCTGGAGCAGAAAGTAGCCGACCGCACCCACGCCCTGCTCAACACCCTGGAACAGCTGGAGCAGCGCTCCGAAGAGCTAACCATTGCGCTGGCCGCCGAGCAGGAGCTGGGCGAGCTGAAGTCGCGCTTTGTGTCCATGGCCTCGCACGAGTTCCGCACGCCGCTCACGGCCGTACTCACCTCGGCCACGCTCATTGAAAAGTACCCCGGCGGCGACCAGCAGGATAAGCGCCTGAAGCATCTGCAGCGCATCCGGTCCTCGGTAAACCACCTGAACGATATTCTGGAGGAGTTCCTGTCGGTAGGCAAAATTGAGGAAGGCAAGATAGAAACCCGCCCGGCCCGGCTGGATATGGCCGTGCTGCTCGCCGATACTGTTACCGATGTGCAGGGCATGCTGAAAGCCGGCCAGTCCATAGATAAGCAGGTAAGCTGCCGGGAGCATGTCTGGCTGGATCCTTCCCTGATGCGGAAGATTCTGGTGAACCTGCTGTCCAACGCTATTAAATATTCCGGCGAAAACTCCGTGGTTACGGTGCGCGCCGAGTGTAGCCAGGGCCAGTTGATCCTCTCGGTGCAGGATCAGGGCGTGGGCATTTCGGCGGATGATCAGGAGCACCTGTTTGAGCGGTTTTTCCGGGCCCGCAACGTCACCAATATTCCCGGTACGGGCCTGGGATTGTATATTATTGCTAAATATCTGGAGCTGATGCGGGGGACTATCTCCCTGGAAAGCCAGCTACAGGAAGGTACCACCGTCACTATCACCATTCCCTATGACCACCATTCTGCTGATTGA
- a CDS encoding SDR family oxidoreductase, whose amino-acid sequence MQKLIVVTGGTKGIGRAVVERFAQAGHTVVTCARSAADLLVLSDTMAQKYPDVSVYTLAADLSRPRDTARFIDFVRSLEGEVEVLVNNTGGFEPGRLQDEPTDGSQLRRMIDVNLYSAYDVTQGLLPAMIARRGGHIFNMCSTASITAYTNGGSYCIAKFALYGMTKVLRAELREHNIRVTAVLPGATLTNSWEGTDLPPERFMCPEDVADAIFAAYSLSPRAVVEEILIRPQLGDI is encoded by the coding sequence ATGCAAAAATTAATCGTAGTCACGGGTGGCACCAAAGGAATTGGCCGTGCCGTAGTGGAACGCTTTGCGCAGGCGGGCCATACCGTAGTAACCTGTGCCCGCTCGGCGGCCGATCTGCTGGTACTCAGTGATACTATGGCCCAGAAGTATCCGGATGTGAGCGTGTACACGCTGGCCGCCGATTTGAGCCGCCCCCGCGACACCGCCCGCTTTATTGATTTTGTGCGCAGCCTGGAAGGGGAGGTGGAAGTGCTGGTGAACAACACCGGTGGCTTTGAGCCCGGCCGCCTGCAGGACGAGCCCACCGATGGCTCCCAGCTGCGCCGCATGATTGACGTGAACCTGTACAGCGCCTACGATGTAACGCAGGGCCTGCTGCCGGCTATGATAGCGCGCCGCGGCGGCCATATCTTCAATATGTGCTCCACGGCCAGCATTACGGCCTATACCAACGGCGGCTCTTATTGCATTGCCAAATTTGCCTTGTATGGCATGACGAAAGTGCTGCGCGCCGAGCTGCGGGAGCACAACATCCGGGTAACGGCCGTGCTGCCGGGCGCCACGCTCACCAACAGCTGGGAAGGCACCGACCTGCCCCCCGAACGGTTTATGTGCCCCGAGGACGTAGCCGACGCTATTTTTGCCGCCTACTCCCTGTCACCCCGCGCGGTGGTAGAAGAGATTCTGATTCGTCCGCAGCTAGGGGATATCTAG
- a CDS encoding MlaE family ABC transporter permease has protein sequence MVKTFGSFILFMQSMLTRKERVKVLWARTLDEAILIGVDSIFIVAIVSAFIGAVTCVQIAYNLTNPLIPKSTIGFMVREMTILELAPTITSIVLAGKVGSSIAGGLGTMRITEQVDALEVMGINSASYLVLPKVVAAILMFPLLVIMAMGLSIFGGYLAGTLSGAMSAQEYIGGIRTDFIPYNITFALIKSVVFAFLVSAISAYKGYYTKGGALEVGAASTGAVTNSIIAILIADYVLAALLL, from the coding sequence ATGGTCAAAACCTTCGGCTCCTTTATTCTCTTCATGCAAAGTATGCTTACCCGCAAAGAGCGGGTAAAAGTGCTTTGGGCCCGTACGCTGGATGAGGCCATTCTGATTGGGGTTGACTCCATCTTCATTGTAGCCATTGTTTCGGCCTTTATTGGGGCCGTAACCTGCGTGCAGATTGCTTATAACCTCACCAACCCGCTTATTCCTAAATCCACCATCGGGTTTATGGTGCGCGAAATGACCATTCTGGAGCTGGCCCCCACCATTACCAGCATTGTGCTGGCGGGCAAGGTAGGTTCCAGCATTGCGGGCGGTTTGGGAACCATGCGCATCACCGAACAGGTTGATGCATTGGAAGTAATGGGCATCAACTCTGCTTCCTATCTGGTTTTGCCGAAGGTAGTAGCCGCTATTCTGATGTTTCCGCTGCTGGTGATTATGGCCATGGGGCTTTCCATCTTTGGTGGCTATCTGGCCGGCACGCTGTCGGGTGCTATGTCGGCGCAGGAATATATTGGTGGTATTCGCACTGACTTTATTCCTTACAACATCACCTTCGCGCTGATTAAGTCGGTGGTTTTTGCCTTTCTGGTTTCCGCCATTTCTGCTTATAAAGGCTACTACACCAAGGGCGGTGCCCTGGAAGTAGGTGCCGCCAGCACTGGGGCTGTAACCAACTCCATTATTGCCATTCTGATTGCCGACTACGTATTGGCCGCCTTGCTTTTATAA
- a CDS encoding GIN domain-containing protein: MLLSGCKPDHELDCFKSTGKVTTTRRELAPIHTLTVFDNVDVTLVQDTATFAEVRTGQNLQEDLELTEQDGSLTIRNTSRCNWVRRYDVPREVTVHLPTLLNLFQKGQNTVRTQGTFHAEKFFCHLVGAGDFDLQVDSRYLWLDLYELGDIRITGRTDSLHLTLGGLGSVYAKDLTTRYSFVKINRATAGDAHLLVTEQLFGYHAGAGTIFYFGTPRKVDISVTGKGKVVKME, encoded by the coding sequence GTGTTGCTGTCCGGCTGCAAGCCCGACCATGAGCTGGACTGCTTTAAAAGCACAGGTAAGGTAACCACCACCCGCCGGGAGCTGGCTCCCATCCACACGCTCACGGTTTTCGATAACGTGGATGTGACCTTGGTGCAGGATACAGCCACGTTTGCGGAAGTACGCACCGGCCAGAACCTGCAGGAAGACCTGGAGCTGACTGAGCAGGACGGCAGCCTCACCATTCGGAATACCAGCCGCTGCAACTGGGTGCGCCGCTATGATGTTCCGCGCGAGGTAACTGTGCATCTCCCCACCCTGCTCAACCTTTTCCAGAAAGGCCAGAACACGGTACGCACCCAGGGTACTTTTCACGCGGAAAAGTTTTTTTGCCACCTGGTAGGCGCCGGCGACTTCGATCTGCAGGTGGACAGCCGCTACCTCTGGCTGGATCTATATGAGCTGGGCGACATCCGCATTACCGGCCGCACCGATTCGCTGCACTTAACCCTGGGCGGGCTGGGCTCCGTATATGCCAAAGACCTGACCACGCGCTACAGCTTTGTAAAGATTAACCGCGCCACCGCCGGTGATGCGCATCTGCTGGTAACGGAGCAATTATTTGGCTACCACGCCGGCGCGGGCACTATCTTCTACTTTGGCACCCCCCGGAAGGTAGATATTTCAGTAACCGGCAAAGGAAAAGTAGTAAAAATGGAGTAG
- the dnaN gene encoding DNA polymerase III subunit beta, which translates to MKFIVSSSALLKQLQSINGVVTNNPVVPILENFLFEIEDGKLTITASDLETSMMTELPVEARESGRIAAPARILLDTLKNLPDQPVTFTLDEETYTIEISSANGRYKLAGENATDFPRVPVVKGSAPIEIPSSSLARAINKTIFAVSTDELRPAMTGILVQLADNQVTFVATDGHRLLRYRRQDVGAGQTANLIIPRKAFNLLKNALPSEATPVRVEFNHSNAFFSFNQMRLVCRLIDERYPDYENVIPVSNPNKLIIDRAALLNSVKRIAIYSNKTTHQVRLRLAGSELTISAEDLDFSNEANEKLACQYDGEDMEIGFNAKFLIEMLSNIDSEEITLELSTPNRAGLLMPTIADENESILMLVMPVMLNNYV; encoded by the coding sequence ATGAAGTTTATCGTCTCGTCTTCCGCCTTGCTCAAGCAGCTGCAGAGCATCAATGGCGTGGTCACGAACAACCCCGTAGTGCCCATTCTGGAGAACTTTCTCTTTGAGATTGAGGACGGCAAGCTGACGATTACGGCCTCCGACCTGGAAACCAGCATGATGACCGAGCTGCCCGTGGAAGCCCGCGAAAGCGGCCGCATTGCCGCCCCCGCCCGCATTCTGCTGGATACCCTCAAAAACCTGCCCGACCAGCCCGTTACCTTCACGCTGGACGAGGAAACCTACACCATCGAAATCAGCTCGGCCAACGGCCGCTACAAGCTGGCTGGCGAAAACGCCACCGATTTCCCCCGTGTGCCGGTGGTGAAAGGCTCGGCTCCCATCGAAATTCCGTCGTCGTCGTTGGCCCGCGCCATTAACAAGACCATCTTTGCGGTAAGCACCGACGAGCTGCGCCCCGCCATGACGGGCATTCTGGTGCAGCTGGCTGATAATCAGGTAACTTTTGTGGCTACCGATGGCCACCGCCTGTTGCGCTACCGCCGCCAGGATGTGGGGGCCGGCCAAACGGCTAACCTCATCATTCCGCGCAAAGCCTTCAACCTGCTCAAAAATGCACTGCCCTCCGAGGCTACGCCGGTGCGCGTGGAGTTCAACCACTCCAACGCTTTCTTCTCCTTCAACCAGATGCGCCTCGTGTGCCGCCTGATTGATGAGCGCTACCCCGACTACGAAAACGTTATTCCGGTCAGCAACCCCAACAAGCTCATCATCGACCGGGCCGCGCTGCTGAACTCGGTGAAGCGCATTGCCATCTACTCCAACAAAACCACTCACCAGGTGCGCCTGCGTCTGGCGGGCTCGGAGCTCACCATTTCGGCCGAAGACCTCGACTTCAGCAACGAAGCCAACGAAAAGCTGGCCTGCCAGTACGATGGCGAAGACATGGAAATTGGCTTCAACGCCAAGTTCCTCATCGAAATGCTTTCGAATATCGACTCCGAGGAAATTACCCTGGAGCTGAGCACGCCAAACCGTGCCGGCCTGCTCATGCCCACCATTGCCGACGAAAACGAAAGCATTCTGATGCTGGTGATGCCGGTAATGCTGAACAACTACGTGTAG
- a CDS encoding response regulator, producing the protein MTTILLIEDNDFIRENTAEILELAGYTVVTAENGKVGVEQALAARPDLVICDIMMPVLDGYGVLQIFNQNPQLSGVPFIFLTAKTERTDMRRGMELGADDYLTKPFDDTELLSAITSRLKRFQHLKPDYDLQGEGLHEFLQDARTVGNMESLTTDRKVYQVRKKQDIYSEGDEPTRLYFVKSGRIKTIRTTPAGKELITGIYNPGDFFGYMALLEQTRHTDSAVAVDDSALVYIPKEDFTQLLLRNAEVSKHFIRLLAGRVSEREQQLLGMAYNSIRRRVADTLLQMHEQLGSEQETPIQLSRDDMAAVVGTASESLIRTLSEFKHDGLIEMNGKGIRVLQPEKLRRANW; encoded by the coding sequence ATGACCACCATTCTGCTGATTGAGGATAACGACTTCATCCGGGAAAACACCGCCGAGATTCTGGAGCTGGCCGGCTACACTGTAGTTACCGCCGAAAACGGGAAGGTAGGCGTGGAGCAGGCCCTGGCTGCCCGCCCGGATTTGGTGATTTGTGATATTATGATGCCCGTGCTGGACGGCTACGGGGTGCTGCAGATTTTCAACCAGAACCCGCAGCTTTCAGGGGTGCCCTTCATCTTCCTCACGGCCAAAACTGAGCGCACCGACATGCGCCGCGGCATGGAGCTGGGGGCCGACGATTACCTCACCAAGCCCTTTGACGATACCGAGCTGCTGAGCGCTATTACCAGCCGCCTGAAGCGCTTCCAGCACCTCAAGCCCGACTACGACCTGCAAGGGGAGGGCCTGCACGAGTTCCTGCAGGATGCCCGCACCGTAGGCAACATGGAAAGCCTCACCACCGACCGCAAAGTGTACCAGGTGCGTAAAAAGCAGGATATTTATTCTGAAGGCGACGAGCCTACGCGCCTATACTTCGTAAAATCGGGCCGCATCAAAACCATCCGGACCACGCCCGCCGGCAAGGAGCTGATAACCGGCATCTACAACCCCGGCGACTTTTTTGGGTACATGGCCCTGCTGGAGCAAACCCGCCACACAGACTCCGCCGTGGCCGTGGATGACTCCGCGCTGGTGTATATCCCTAAAGAAGATTTCACCCAACTGCTGCTGCGCAATGCCGAGGTGAGCAAGCACTTCATCCGGTTGCTGGCCGGCCGCGTGAGCGAGCGGGAGCAGCAGCTGCTGGGCATGGCCTACAACTCCATCCGCCGCCGCGTGGCCGATACGTTGCTGCAGATGCACGAGCAGTTGGGCAGCGAGCAGGAAACCCCCATTCAGCTCTCCCGCGACGATATGGCCGCCGTGGTGGGCACTGCATCAGAGTCGCTGATCCGGACGCTGAGTGAGTTTAAGCACGATGGGCTGATTGAGATGAATGGCAAAGGCATTCGGGTGCTGCAGCCCGAAAAGCTGCGGCGGGCCAACTGGTAG
- the gldF gene encoding gliding motility-associated ABC transporter permease subunit GldF, producing MLAILRKEFNAFLNSPVAYVVIGVFLVATGLFVWVFPDSSVLDYGFADLQTLFNLAPWIFLFLIPAITMRTFAEEKKAGTIELLLTRPLTDGQLVGGKYLACLLLALLALVPTLLYYFSVYQLGNPVGNIDSAAFAGSFLGLALLAAVFAAIGVLASALTRDQIIAFLVAVVGCFLVYSGFDSLASLFDGSLAYYIGQFGIAAHYRDMSKGLVDSRDLLYFFSIVALMLVSTRLVLRSRNW from the coding sequence ATGCTCGCCATCCTTCGCAAAGAATTTAACGCCTTCCTCAACTCGCCCGTGGCCTATGTGGTCATTGGGGTGTTTCTGGTGGCTACCGGCCTGTTCGTGTGGGTATTTCCCGACAGCTCCGTGCTCGACTACGGCTTCGCCGACCTGCAGACGCTCTTCAACCTGGCCCCCTGGATTTTTCTGTTCCTGATTCCGGCTATTACCATGCGCACGTTTGCGGAGGAGAAGAAAGCCGGCACCATTGAGCTGTTGCTCACGCGCCCACTCACCGATGGGCAGCTGGTAGGAGGGAAGTACCTGGCCTGCCTGCTGCTGGCGCTGCTGGCGCTGGTGCCCACGCTGCTGTATTACTTCTCCGTGTATCAGCTGGGCAACCCCGTTGGTAATATTGACTCGGCAGCGTTTGCCGGTTCTTTCCTCGGGCTGGCGCTGCTGGCGGCGGTGTTTGCGGCCATTGGCGTGCTGGCTTCGGCCCTCACCCGCGACCAGATTATTGCCTTTCTGGTGGCCGTGGTGGGCTGCTTTCTGGTGTATTCCGGGTTTGATTCGCTGGCTTCCCTGTTTGATGGGTCACTGGCCTACTACATCGGGCAGTTCGGCATTGCCGCGCACTACCGCGACATGAGCAAAGGCCTCGTAGACTCCCGCGACCTGCTCTATTTCTTCTCCATCGTGGCCCTGATGCTGGTTTCTACCCGCCTCGTGCTGCGCAGCCGCAACTGGTAA
- a CDS encoding BLUF domain-containing protein has protein sequence MNHTLYHVVYQSTATKEFTEPELLALLTKSRAWNTAHELTGVLLYSQGYILQVLEGSQQEVYSIFERIQKDHRHLNVVKLADGPLANRSFAEWSMGFLAIQPTNYERLAGYFNPLQTKHLATMPEQGKDSLHEVLTTFVRKEMLRL, from the coding sequence ATGAATCATACCTTATACCATGTGGTGTACCAGAGTACCGCTACCAAGGAATTCACGGAGCCGGAGCTGCTTGCCTTGCTTACCAAATCCCGAGCCTGGAACACGGCCCATGAGCTAACGGGTGTATTGCTCTACAGCCAGGGCTACATTCTGCAGGTATTGGAAGGCAGTCAGCAGGAAGTTTATTCCATTTTTGAGAGAATTCAGAAGGATCATCGGCACCTGAATGTGGTGAAGCTGGCGGATGGCCCCTTGGCGAACCGTAGTTTTGCAGAGTGGTCAATGGGGTTTCTGGCCATTCAGCCCACCAACTACGAGCGGCTGGCCGGCTACTTTAACCCGCTGCAAACAAAACATCTGGCTACCATGCCGGAACAAGGCAAGGACTCGCTGCACGAGGTACTGACCACATTTGTGCGGAAGGAAATGCTGCGCCTGTGA
- the gldG gene encoding gliding motility-associated ABC transporter substrate-binding protein GldG has product METTPNALPAPVASVKSRKQQDLLRFGLFVLALFVLNFIAQLYFFRLDLTEDKRYSMAPATKQLLEQMPEPVTVTVYLAGDFPPAFRRLQQATRETLDEMQIHAGSKLRYVFVDPAAASSEEARNKEYQRLIQKGLNPTNLGANENGKRVEKIIFPWATITVGSKEQNVLLLRGNQAAAPDVRLNQSIEGLEYEMASAIRRLQPSTRKVIGIVEGHGELDNLQMADMIGSLQRDYNVYRVDLSKVPSLKPLAAVIIAKPQRPYTEAEKFKLDEYITQGGRTMFFVDMMRVNLDSANRGGMLSFPIELNLTDLLFKYGARFNGDLILDINSGLIPLVTGVTGNKPQVEPMPWQFYPIVNSFSPHPITRNLDAVYFKFVGTIDTVKAVGIRKTPLMFTSRYTRVLPAPVPVNLNDARLPPDPKLYTSGPKPVGYLLEGQFRSLFANRTKPGTSEFQPAQIANARPGKILLISDGDFVRNDVDTKTGRPLRLGYDRMATTEFANRELVQNATDYLLDETGLIAVRGKEITLRPLDKVKVNEEKRTWQLLNICAPLVLLALFGVVRAWLRKRKYASF; this is encoded by the coding sequence ATGGAAACTACTCCCAACGCCCTGCCCGCGCCCGTTGCCTCGGTTAAATCCCGCAAACAGCAGGACCTGCTCCGGTTCGGCCTGTTTGTGCTGGCCCTATTTGTCCTCAATTTCATTGCCCAGCTGTATTTCTTCCGCCTCGATTTAACCGAGGACAAGCGCTACAGCATGGCCCCGGCCACCAAGCAGCTGCTGGAGCAGATGCCCGAGCCCGTGACCGTAACGGTGTACCTGGCCGGCGACTTCCCGCCCGCCTTCCGCCGCCTGCAGCAGGCCACCCGCGAAACGCTGGACGAAATGCAGATCCACGCCGGCTCCAAGCTGCGCTATGTTTTCGTCGATCCTGCGGCCGCTTCTTCCGAGGAAGCCCGCAACAAGGAATACCAGCGCCTCATCCAGAAAGGGCTGAACCCCACTAACCTGGGAGCCAATGAAAACGGCAAGCGCGTCGAGAAAATCATCTTCCCCTGGGCCACCATTACCGTGGGCAGCAAAGAGCAGAACGTGCTGCTGCTGCGCGGCAACCAAGCCGCCGCGCCCGATGTGCGCCTCAACCAAAGCATTGAGGGCTTAGAGTACGAAATGGCCAGCGCCATTCGGCGGCTGCAGCCCAGCACCCGCAAAGTAATTGGTATAGTAGAAGGCCACGGCGAGCTGGATAACCTGCAAATGGCCGATATGATTGGCTCCCTGCAGCGCGACTACAACGTGTACCGCGTGGACCTGAGCAAGGTGCCCAGCCTCAAGCCGCTGGCCGCCGTTATCATCGCCAAGCCCCAGCGCCCCTATACCGAGGCTGAGAAGTTTAAGCTGGATGAGTACATCACCCAGGGCGGCCGGACCATGTTTTTCGTGGATATGATGCGCGTGAACCTGGACAGCGCCAACCGCGGCGGCATGCTCTCATTCCCTATCGAGCTGAACCTCACGGACCTGCTTTTCAAGTACGGCGCCCGCTTCAACGGCGACCTGATCCTGGATATCAACTCCGGGCTTATCCCCTTGGTAACGGGCGTTACCGGCAATAAACCGCAGGTAGAGCCCATGCCGTGGCAGTTTTACCCCATCGTCAACTCCTTCAGTCCGCACCCCATTACCCGCAACCTGGATGCGGTGTACTTCAAGTTTGTGGGCACTATTGATACGGTGAAGGCCGTGGGCATCCGCAAAACGCCGCTCATGTTCACCTCCCGCTACACCCGCGTGCTGCCCGCGCCGGTGCCCGTAAACCTGAACGATGCCCGCCTGCCGCCCGACCCCAAACTCTACACCAGCGGCCCCAAGCCCGTGGGCTACCTGCTGGAAGGCCAGTTCCGCTCCCTGTTCGCCAATCGTACCAAGCCCGGTACCAGCGAGTTTCAGCCCGCGCAAATTGCCAATGCCCGCCCCGGAAAGATTCTGCTGATATCGGATGGGGACTTTGTTCGCAATGATGTGGACACTAAAACCGGCCGCCCCCTGCGCCTGGGCTACGACCGAATGGCCACCACCGAATTCGCCAACCGTGAGCTGGTGCAAAACGCCACCGACTACCTCTTGGATGAAACCGGCCTGATAGCCGTGCGCGGCAAAGAAATTACCCTGCGCCCCCTGGATAAAGTGAAAGTAAACGAGGAAAAGCGCACTTGGCAGCTGCTGAATATCTGCGCGCCGCTGGTGTTGTTAGCCTTGTTTGGGGTAGTGCGGGCGTGGCTGCGCAAGCGGAAGTATGCCTCGTTTTAG
- the gldA gene encoding gliding motility-associated ABC transporter ATP-binding subunit GldA — protein sequence MVEVQHLTKLFGTQAAVNDISFSVGKGEILGFLGPNGAGKSTTMKIATGYLPPTSGTVRVADFDVVEHPLEVRRRVGYLPEHNPLYLDMYVHEYLDFIGSVHGLKGQERRRRVQLMVDRVGLGREQNKLIGALSKGYRQRVGLAQALVHDPQVLILDEPTTGLDPNQIGEIRQLIRELGQDKTVIFSTHILPEVQALCDRVVIISRGQLVADSPVRELGALAQGETIIRAEFEGPIDAEVLRRLPEVKAVEPGPGNTWRIRTAGTTDQRGAISRLAAQQGWILLGLRQEEQSLEQVFGELTK from the coding sequence ATGGTAGAAGTTCAACACCTGACCAAGCTTTTCGGAACCCAGGCCGCCGTCAACGACATTTCGTTTAGCGTGGGCAAGGGCGAGATTCTGGGCTTTCTGGGGCCGAACGGGGCCGGCAAAAGCACCACCATGAAAATTGCCACCGGCTACCTGCCGCCCACCAGCGGCACCGTGCGCGTGGCTGATTTCGACGTGGTAGAGCACCCGCTGGAAGTGCGCCGCCGCGTGGGCTACCTGCCCGAGCACAACCCGCTCTACCTGGATATGTACGTGCACGAGTACCTCGATTTTATCGGCTCGGTGCACGGTCTGAAAGGGCAGGAGCGCCGGCGCCGTGTGCAGCTAATGGTAGACCGGGTAGGGCTGGGCCGCGAGCAGAACAAGCTGATTGGAGCCCTAAGCAAAGGCTACCGCCAGCGCGTGGGTCTGGCGCAGGCCCTGGTGCACGATCCGCAGGTACTCATCTTGGATGAACCCACTACCGGCCTCGACCCCAACCAGATTGGCGAAATCCGCCAGCTTATCCGCGAGCTGGGCCAGGACAAAACCGTCATCTTCAGCACCCACATTCTACCCGAGGTACAGGCCCTCTGCGACCGGGTAGTCATCATCAGCCGCGGCCAACTGGTAGCCGACTCGCCGGTGCGGGAGCTGGGTGCTTTGGCCCAGGGCGAAACCATTATCCGCGCCGAGTTTGAAGGCCCGATTGACGCGGAAGTGCTGCGCCGTCTGCCGGAAGTAAAAGCAGTAGAGCCCGGCCCCGGCAACACCTGGCGCATCCGCACCGCCGGCACCACCGACCAGCGCGGTGCCATTTCCCGCCTCGCCGCCCAGCAAGGCTGGATTCTGCTGGGCCTGCGCCAGGAAGAACAGTCCCTGGAGCAGGTGTTCGGCGAACTGACAAAGTGA
- a CDS encoding SDR family oxidoreductase, with the protein MDLIGKVAILTGVSKGIGLATAEALLAHGAIVAGWGRTAPKHLNHERFHFFKCDVRKEASVIKAYADTREKLGDEVHVLVNNAGLGVAGPVDGFDSEDWHLMFDTNVHGMFYCTKAVLPQMREQQLGHIINISSIAGQQGIEKMAGYCATKFAVKGFSQSLFKEVRNDGIKVTCLYPGSVQTNFFDEIPGTEANASMMQPEDIAATIVHAIETPFNFHIVDIEMRPLQPKK; encoded by the coding sequence ATGGACCTGATTGGCAAGGTAGCTATTCTCACGGGGGTCAGCAAAGGAATTGGTCTGGCTACGGCCGAGGCCCTGCTGGCGCATGGTGCCATTGTGGCGGGCTGGGGCCGCACGGCACCCAAACACCTGAACCACGAGCGTTTTCACTTCTTTAAGTGCGATGTGCGCAAAGAAGCGTCCGTGATAAAAGCTTACGCCGACACCCGCGAAAAGCTGGGCGACGAAGTACACGTGCTGGTAAACAACGCCGGCCTGGGCGTAGCCGGCCCGGTAGATGGCTTCGATTCGGAAGACTGGCACCTCATGTTTGATACAAACGTGCACGGCATGTTCTACTGCACCAAAGCCGTGCTGCCGCAAATGCGCGAGCAGCAGCTGGGCCACATCATCAATATATCTTCCATTGCCGGTCAGCAGGGCATCGAGAAAATGGCCGGCTACTGCGCCACCAAATTCGCGGTGAAGGGCTTCTCGCAGTCCTTGTTTAAGGAGGTGCGGAATGATGGCATTAAGGTAACATGCCTGTATCCGGGCTCAGTGCAGACTAATTTCTTCGATGAAATTCCCGGCACCGAGGCCAACGCCTCCATGATGCAGCCCGAGGACATTGCCGCCACCATTGTGCACGCCATTGAAACGCCCTTCAACTTCCACATTGTGGATATTGAAATGCGCCCGTTACAACCCAAGAAATAG